A window from Desulfurispora thermophila DSM 16022 encodes these proteins:
- a CDS encoding restriction endonuclease produces the protein MVQIPKKIPTYDQMMNPLISALRELGGSGSIEEIYEKVIKIMNLPDDIVEIPHGDRPGAQTEVAYRLAWTRTYLKKYGILENSSRGIWSLSPAAKNIESVDPNEVVKKVREMTNQCKGTEDLPQEQDIDAALDIEKTEKKPDWREELLSVLVSMSPDAFERLVQRLLRESGFTHVEVTGRSGDGGIDGKGIVKINGFLSFYVMFQCKKYQGSVSASQVRDFRGAMLGRTDKGLLITTGSFTRDAIKEATRDGAPPIDLIDGNQLVEKLKELSLGVKTEIIQVESVEVDKEWFASI, from the coding sequence ATGGTACAAATTCCCAAGAAGATTCCCACATACGACCAAATGATGAATCCTTTGATCAGTGCACTAAGGGAACTCGGAGGCTCTGGGTCAATTGAAGAGATTTATGAAAAAGTGATTAAAATCATGAATTTGCCCGATGACATAGTTGAGATACCACATGGAGACAGGCCTGGTGCCCAAACCGAAGTTGCATATAGACTGGCTTGGACCAGAACTTACCTGAAGAAATACGGCATATTGGAGAATTCCAGCAGAGGCATCTGGTCACTGTCTCCTGCGGCCAAAAATATCGAGAGCGTCGATCCAAACGAAGTAGTCAAAAAGGTCAGAGAAATGACTAATCAATGTAAAGGCACGGAGGATTTGCCCCAGGAGCAAGATATTGATGCAGCGCTGGATATAGAAAAAACAGAAAAGAAACCAGACTGGCGGGAGGAACTTCTCAGTGTTCTAGTTTCTATGAGCCCTGATGCATTTGAGCGACTTGTACAACGGCTGCTAAGAGAATCAGGATTCACTCATGTTGAGGTAACCGGCAGAAGCGGTGATGGGGGCATCGATGGGAAAGGGATTGTTAAGATCAATGGCTTTTTAAGTTTTTATGTAATGTTTCAGTGTAAGAAATACCAGGGTTCTGTTAGCGCCAGCCAGGTTCGCGATTTTCGTGGCGCTATGCTTGGGCGTACAGACAAAGGGTTATTAATTACCACTGGTTCGTTCACGCGGGACGCCATTAAGGAAGCCACAAGGGACGGGGCTCCGCCAATAGATTTAATTGATGGAAATCAGCTGGTGGAAAAGCTTAAAGAATTATCATTAGGGGTTAAAACGGAAATTATTCAAGTTGAGTCGGTAGAGGTAGATAAAGAATGGTTTGCTAGTATTTAG
- the glmS gene encoding glutamine--fructose-6-phosphate transaminase (isomerizing), with the protein MCGIVGYIGPRPAVPILVEGLQKLEYRGYDSAGIALIEDNHLRIYKKVGKLTNLKEKLAGNYFYGTVGIGHTRWATHGRPSDTNAHPHRDCQGRFAVVHNGIIENYLPIKEWLLSRGHQFTSETDTEVLAHLLEEFYEGDLLATVRQMIRKIEGSYAMVILCLDEPGRLVAVRQDSPLIVGLGEGENFLASDIPALLCHTRRTYILADGEMAVLTADSVEVYDSQGQPVEKPVYEVKWEAAQAEKGGYDHFMLKEIHEQPVALRDTLSGRLSPDNQSVNLDLSLSEDEVRQFNKIFITACGTAYHAGVVGKYVMEKLAGLPVEVDIASEFRYRDPFVDQRTLVIVVSQSGETADTLAALREAKRRGAHVLAVTNVVDSSVAREADDVLYTWAGPEIAVASTKAYTTQLVAMYLIALYLAEKRNKKSLVERVAIISELRKLADKARVILENGRVIQDFVAAYKHVPSTFFIGRGLDYAVALEGALKLKEISYIHAEAYAAGELKHGTLALITGGVPVIALVTQQSLFEKMLSNIKEVKAREATVLALAMDGEADLAKVVDHVLHIPRTHELLTPVLSVIPLQLLAYHMAVARGCDVDQPRNLAKSVTVE; encoded by the coding sequence ATGTGCGGTATTGTTGGCTACATCGGCCCCAGACCCGCCGTGCCCATCCTGGTGGAAGGCCTGCAAAAGCTGGAATACCGGGGTTACGACTCGGCAGGTATTGCTTTAATAGAAGACAACCACTTGCGCATATATAAAAAAGTTGGCAAATTGACCAATTTAAAAGAAAAGCTGGCCGGCAATTACTTTTACGGTACGGTGGGCATTGGGCACACGCGCTGGGCCACCCACGGTCGCCCATCCGATACCAACGCCCACCCGCACCGGGACTGCCAGGGCCGCTTTGCCGTGGTGCACAACGGCATCATTGAGAACTACCTGCCCATCAAAGAATGGCTGCTCTCCCGCGGGCACCAGTTTACCTCGGAAACCGACACCGAAGTGCTGGCCCACCTGCTGGAGGAGTTCTACGAAGGTGACCTGCTGGCCACCGTGCGGCAGATGATCCGCAAAATAGAAGGTTCCTACGCCATGGTCATCCTCTGCCTGGACGAACCGGGCCGCCTGGTGGCCGTGCGCCAGGACAGCCCGCTGATTGTGGGACTGGGGGAAGGGGAAAATTTCCTGGCCTCGGACATTCCGGCCCTGCTCTGCCACACCCGGCGCACCTATATCCTGGCCGATGGGGAAATGGCCGTGCTCACGGCCGACAGCGTAGAAGTGTACGACAGCCAGGGGCAGCCGGTGGAGAAGCCCGTATATGAAGTGAAGTGGGAGGCGGCGCAGGCCGAAAAAGGCGGCTACGACCACTTCATGCTCAAGGAAATCCACGAACAGCCCGTAGCCCTGCGCGATACCCTGAGCGGCCGCCTCAGTCCGGACAACCAGAGCGTCAACCTGGACCTGAGCCTGAGCGAGGACGAGGTCAGACAGTTTAACAAAATCTTCATTACCGCCTGCGGTACGGCTTACCACGCCGGGGTGGTGGGCAAATACGTCATGGAAAAACTGGCCGGGCTGCCTGTGGAAGTGGACATCGCCTCGGAATTCCGCTACCGCGATCCCTTTGTCGACCAGCGCACCCTGGTTATTGTGGTCAGCCAGTCGGGCGAAACCGCCGACACCCTGGCCGCCCTGCGCGAAGCCAAAAGGCGCGGCGCCCACGTGCTGGCCGTGACCAATGTGGTGGACAGCTCGGTGGCCCGGGAGGCCGACGACGTACTCTACACCTGGGCCGGGCCGGAAATTGCCGTGGCCTCCACCAAGGCCTACACCACCCAGCTGGTGGCCATGTACCTGATTGCCCTTTATCTGGCGGAGAAGCGCAATAAAAAATCACTGGTGGAGCGCGTGGCCATCATCAGCGAACTGCGCAAGCTGGCCGACAAAGCCCGGGTGATCCTGGAAAACGGCCGGGTCATCCAGGATTTCGTGGCGGCATACAAGCATGTGCCCAGCACCTTCTTCATCGGCCGGGGCCTGGACTACGCCGTGGCTCTGGAAGGAGCGCTCAAACTCAAGGAGATCTCCTACATCCACGCCGAAGCCTATGCGGCCGGTGAGCTCAAACACGGTACCCTGGCCCTGATCACCGGGGGCGTGCCCGTGATCGCCCTGGTCACCCAGCAAAGCCTCTTTGAAAAAATGCTCAGCAACATCAAAGAAGTAAAAGCGCGGGAAGCCACAGTGCTGGCCCTGGCCATGGACGGCGAAGCAGACCTGGCCAAAGTGGTGGACCACGTCCTGCACATCCCGCGCACCCATGAACTGCTCACACCGGTGCTCTCGGTCATACCCCTGCAGCTGCTGGCCTACCACATGGCCGTGGCCCGCGGCTGCGACGTGGACCAGCCGCGCAACCTGGCCAAGAGCGTGACGGTGGAGTAG